A region of Pyxidicoccus parkwaysis DNA encodes the following proteins:
- a CDS encoding 2OG-Fe dioxygenase family protein: MSFSPPVTSPSNVLSVLRERGYAVLSRAGLCELVGTPGAELDALLPTWNDLPLDGYLRDGGRYRSRRHSCFVVDGGTITQVPHRAHWQPVEYNALHGGLERWFEPVSPAVISQPAWSNLLRELGACCSALKGTRPWYVEAHQFRIDTTDGIGRPTPEGAHRDGVDFVAVLLTGREGIKGGETRVFEAAGPSGIRFTLTEPWSALLLDDERVIHESTPIQPLDGKGHRDTLVLTFRAKGFQGP; this comes from the coding sequence ATGAGCTTCTCGCCGCCCGTCACGTCTCCCTCGAATGTCCTCTCCGTCCTCCGCGAGCGCGGCTACGCCGTCCTCAGTCGCGCGGGCCTGTGCGAGCTGGTGGGCACGCCCGGTGCCGAGCTCGACGCGCTGCTGCCGACGTGGAATGACCTGCCGCTCGACGGCTACCTGCGGGACGGCGGGCGCTACCGCTCGCGCAGGCACTCGTGCTTCGTCGTGGACGGAGGAACCATCACCCAGGTGCCGCACCGCGCGCACTGGCAGCCCGTCGAGTACAACGCGCTGCACGGCGGCCTGGAGCGCTGGTTCGAGCCGGTGTCACCAGCCGTCATCTCGCAGCCCGCGTGGTCCAACCTGCTGCGCGAGTTGGGCGCCTGCTGCTCCGCGCTGAAGGGGACGCGGCCCTGGTACGTGGAGGCGCATCAGTTCCGCATCGACACGACGGACGGCATCGGCCGGCCGACGCCGGAGGGCGCGCACCGAGACGGAGTGGACTTCGTCGCCGTGCTGCTCACCGGCCGCGAGGGCATCAAGGGCGGCGAGACGCGCGTGTTCGAGGCGGCGGGCCCCAGCGGCATCCGCTTCACCCTCACCGAGCCCTGGTCCGCGCTGCTGCTCGACGACGAGCGCGTGATTCACGAGAGCACGCCCATTCAGCCGCTGGACGGGAAGGGACACCGGGACACGCTGGTGCTCACGTTCCGCGCGAAGGGCTTCCAGGGCCCGTGA
- a CDS encoding NmrA family NAD(P)-binding protein, which produces MRVLVLGGTGQTGALVARGLRERGVQVRTASRSPRDGDHAVFDWERPETHDAALRDVDAVYLVAPAVSGDPAQVMVPFIDRALASGVRNFVLLSSSAIEEGATGLGAVHATLRTRAPGWTVLRPSWFMQNFFDSRHHLAQGLARGGRMVTATGQGRVGFIDVADIAAVAVEALLSPLNAAPVLTGPEALSYDEVAALLSGALGRRVEHQAVSVQESRAAMVAAGIPDAYAALLAGMEDAIARGAEDRTTDAVLRITGRRPRAFRDVASRLAKMS; this is translated from the coding sequence ATGCGGGTGCTCGTCCTCGGAGGAACCGGACAGACAGGCGCGCTCGTGGCCCGGGGCCTGCGCGAGCGCGGCGTCCAGGTACGCACCGCGAGCCGAAGCCCGCGCGATGGAGACCATGCGGTGTTCGACTGGGAGCGCCCCGAGACACACGACGCGGCCCTGCGCGACGTCGACGCCGTGTACCTCGTGGCGCCCGCCGTGAGCGGGGACCCGGCCCAGGTCATGGTGCCGTTCATCGACCGCGCGCTCGCGAGCGGCGTGCGGAACTTCGTCCTGCTGAGCTCGTCGGCCATCGAGGAGGGGGCCACGGGGCTCGGCGCGGTGCACGCGACGCTGCGGACGCGGGCTCCGGGGTGGACGGTGCTGCGTCCCTCGTGGTTCATGCAGAACTTCTTCGACTCGCGGCACCATCTCGCACAGGGGCTCGCGAGGGGCGGGCGGATGGTCACCGCCACCGGACAGGGCCGCGTCGGCTTCATCGATGTCGCGGACATCGCCGCCGTCGCCGTCGAGGCGCTGCTGTCACCCCTCAACGCGGCTCCGGTGCTCACGGGCCCCGAGGCGCTCTCGTACGACGAGGTCGCGGCCCTCCTGTCCGGGGCCCTGGGCCGGCGAGTCGAGCACCAGGCGGTCTCCGTCCAGGAGTCCCGGGCCGCCATGGTCGCCGCCGGAATTCCCGACGCGTACGCGGCGCTGCTGGCCGGTATGGAGGACGCGATTGCCCGCGGCGCCGAGGACCGCACCACGGACGCCGTGCTCCGCATCACCGGTCGGAGACCCCGTGCGTTCCGCGACGTGGCCTCACGTCTCGCGAAGATGAGCTGA
- a CDS encoding nuclear transport factor 2 family protein has translation MSHDSKPRNAQEALDAHLALIGTDIDRWLTLFADDATVEFPYATGTGLPPRLVGKEAIRDYFSRTPEVFKGLTFSNVRRYSTSDADLAISEAHGTATIATTSKPYAQDYVFFVHVRDGRIVRYREYWNPLAASESFGGTAHVAPSLGVK, from the coding sequence ATGTCCCATGACTCGAAGCCCCGGAATGCCCAGGAAGCCCTCGACGCGCACCTCGCGCTGATTGGTACCGACATCGACCGCTGGCTCACGCTCTTCGCTGACGACGCCACGGTGGAGTTCCCCTACGCCACCGGCACCGGCCTGCCGCCCCGGCTCGTGGGCAAGGAGGCAATCCGGGACTACTTCTCCCGCACGCCAGAGGTGTTCAAGGGCCTCACCTTCAGCAACGTGCGCCGGTACAGCACCAGCGACGCGGACCTCGCCATCAGCGAGGCCCACGGCACGGCGACGATTGCGACGACGTCGAAGCCGTACGCGCAGGACTACGTCTTCTTCGTCCACGTCCGCGACGGGCGCATCGTGCGCTACCGCGAGTACTGGAATCCGCTCGCCGCCTCCGAGTCCTTCGGCGGCACGGCCCACGTGGCTCCGAGCCTGGGGGTGAAGTGA
- a CDS encoding serine/threonine-protein kinase has product MTQASPRPFGRYVLHSLLSSSNFAEVWLAHGPVPGRVALKRYLPYVSEDADLVELLMTEARRTLRLFHPNIARVHECGEHDGYPYVVMEYVHGERLDTVVARARSRGQPLTPALALHIAARVCAGLDHAHGGTDEHGHPSELSHQSISLENILIGHDGAVKLVGFGRRQRHVEALNMATAGVLKDPIATLAPEQLAHKAVPDARVDIFSTGRVLYELLTGVNPFQRATELESLNAVMECKPAPPSTLMPVSPALDLVVMKALDLAPDARYRDARQFQQSLEELIASNGWTEAARPESLSRWMQHASRV; this is encoded by the coding sequence GTGACCCAGGCGAGCCCGAGGCCCTTCGGCCGGTACGTGCTGCACAGCCTGCTCTCGTCGAGCAACTTCGCCGAGGTGTGGCTGGCGCACGGACCCGTCCCGGGGCGCGTGGCCCTCAAGCGCTACCTGCCGTACGTGAGCGAGGACGCGGACCTCGTGGAGCTCCTGATGACCGAGGCGCGTCGCACCCTGCGCCTGTTCCATCCCAACATCGCCCGCGTGCACGAGTGCGGAGAGCATGACGGCTACCCGTATGTCGTCATGGAGTACGTCCACGGAGAGCGGCTCGACACGGTGGTGGCGCGGGCCCGGAGCCGGGGACAGCCGCTGACTCCCGCGCTGGCGCTCCACATCGCGGCCCGCGTCTGCGCGGGGCTGGACCATGCTCACGGCGGCACGGACGAGCACGGCCACCCGTCGGAGCTGTCGCACCAGAGCATCTCGCTGGAGAACATCCTCATCGGCCATGACGGCGCGGTGAAGCTGGTGGGCTTTGGCCGCCGGCAGCGCCACGTGGAGGCGCTGAACATGGCGACCGCCGGCGTCCTCAAGGACCCCATCGCTACCCTGGCTCCAGAGCAGCTCGCGCACAAGGCCGTGCCGGATGCCCGCGTGGACATCTTCTCCACCGGAAGGGTGCTCTACGAATTGCTCACCGGCGTGAATCCCTTCCAGCGGGCAACGGAGCTGGAGTCGCTGAACGCGGTGATGGAGTGCAAGCCCGCGCCGCCATCGACACTCATGCCGGTGTCTCCGGCGCTGGACCTCGTGGTGATGAAGGCGCTGGACCTGGCGCCGGACGCTCGCTACCGCGACGCGCGTCAGTTCCAGCAGAGCCTGGAGGAGCTCATCGCCAGCAATGGGTGGACGGAGGCGGCCCGCCCGGAGTCCCTGTCGCGCTGGATGCAGCACGCCTCGCGCGTCTGA
- a CDS encoding helix-turn-helix domain-containing protein, translating to MVSAFDELSRSLGVRGSAITHLELAGRWGKHRAQEPGRARLYATLGGDGLLELPRQRVHLRAGELAFLPRNESHVVRDAPTTHVARGGSACEGMRQVSANAWANTKEPGSRLVIVDFDLDTRDAPWLDLLSPLVVVSGEDHGLGRWLRETLSLLAGAHELSASLRQEIATTWAHALFAHALRDASASLPGADAVRDERVVAALVQARARPEEDWELGALAARVGVSRSVLAERTTALLGEPLGHYLRRLRIDRAATLLVSSDAPVKTIAARVGYDSESAFARAFARERGTSPTAWRRTHRGGAAEEPVR from the coding sequence ATGGTTTCCGCGTTCGATGAGCTGTCCCGCTCCCTGGGCGTCCGTGGCAGTGCCATCACCCACCTTGAGCTCGCGGGGCGATGGGGCAAGCACCGCGCCCAGGAGCCCGGCAGGGCGCGCCTGTACGCGACGCTCGGGGGCGATGGGCTGCTGGAGTTGCCCCGGCAGCGCGTCCACCTGCGCGCGGGCGAGCTGGCCTTCCTGCCCCGCAACGAGTCGCACGTCGTCCGGGATGCCCCAACGACGCACGTCGCGCGCGGCGGCAGCGCCTGCGAGGGCATGCGCCAGGTGTCCGCGAACGCGTGGGCGAACACGAAGGAGCCCGGCTCGCGCCTCGTCATCGTCGACTTCGACCTCGACACGCGGGATGCGCCGTGGCTGGACCTGCTGTCGCCGCTGGTCGTGGTGTCCGGAGAGGACCACGGCCTCGGCCGCTGGCTGAGGGAGACGCTGTCCCTGCTCGCGGGGGCGCATGAGCTGTCCGCGTCGCTGCGGCAGGAAATCGCGACGACGTGGGCCCATGCCCTCTTCGCGCATGCGCTGCGCGATGCGAGCGCGTCTCTTCCCGGCGCGGACGCCGTGCGCGACGAGCGCGTGGTGGCCGCGTTGGTGCAGGCCCGCGCGCGGCCCGAGGAGGACTGGGAATTGGGGGCGCTCGCGGCGCGCGTGGGCGTGTCCCGCTCGGTGCTCGCTGAGCGGACGACGGCGCTCCTGGGCGAGCCGCTGGGCCACTACCTCCGCCGGCTGCGCATCGACCGGGCGGCGACGCTGCTGGTGTCCTCGGATGCGCCGGTGAAGACCATCGCCGCGCGCGTGGGGTACGACAGCGAATCCGCGTTCGCTCGCGCCTTCGCGCGCGAGCGGGGCACCAGTCCCACGGCCTGGCGGCGAACCCACCGCGGCGGCGCCGCCGAGGAGCCGGTCCGGTGA